One stretch of Macaca nemestrina isolate mMacNem1 chromosome 17, mMacNem.hap1, whole genome shotgun sequence DNA includes these proteins:
- the LOC105469313 gene encoding rho GDP-dissociation inhibitor 1: MAEQEPTAEQLAQIAAENEEDEHSVNYKPPAQKSIQEIQELDKDDESLRKYKEALLGRVAVSADPNVPNVVVTGLTLVCSSAPGPLELDLTGDLESFKKQSFVLKEGVEYRIKISFRVNREIVSGMKYIQHTYRKGVKIDKTDYMVGSYGPRAEEYEFLTPVEEAPKGMLARGSYSIKSRFTDDDKTDHLSWEWNLTIKKDWKD; the protein is encoded by the exons ATGGCTGAGCAGGAGCCCACAGCCGAGCAGCTGGCCCAGATTGCAGCAGAGAACGAGGAAGATGAGCACTCGGTCAACTACAAGCCCCCGGCCCAGAAGAGCATCCAGGAGATCCAGGAGCTGGACAAGGACGACGAGAGCCTGCGAAAGTACAAGGAGGCCCTGCTGGGCCGCGTGGCCGTTTCGGCAG ACCCCAACGTCCCCAACGTCGTCGTGACTGGCCTGACCCTGGTGTGCAGCTCGGCCCCGGGCCCCCTGGAGCTGGACCTGACAG GTGACCTGGAGAGCTTCAAGAAGCAGTCGTTTGTGCTGAAAGAGGGTGTAGAGTACCGGATAAAAATCTCTTTCCGG GTTAACAGAGAGATCGTGTCCGGCATGAAGTACATCCAGCACACGTACAGGAAAGGCGTCAAGA TTGACAAGACTGACTACATGGTAGGCAGCTATGGGCCCCGGGCCGAGGAGTACGAGTTCCTGACCCCCGTGGAGGAGGCACCCAAGGGTATGCTGGCCCGGGGCAGCTACAGCATCAAGTCCCGCTTCACAGACGACGACAAGACCGACCACCTGTCCTGGGAGTGGAATCTCACCATCAAGAAGGACTGGAAGGACTGA